In Centropristis striata isolate RG_2023a ecotype Rhode Island chromosome 15, C.striata_1.0, whole genome shotgun sequence, a genomic segment contains:
- the LOC131986605 gene encoding complement C1q-like protein 4 isoform X2, whose protein sequence is MMKVAESFLLLLLLAASSFMVKSSTASESHPRDVYEALGEMKGEIRHLHVENKEQASELHRLKKQQQEQAAKVQKQHAEMNKLKEQQQGRQVAFSVAPVTKGEFRQGPVNGLTTLIFKHVQTNIGNGYNKHTGVFTAPVRGAYHFEWHVGAHGDNRHPSAAVLIKNSEQIFMAWERQAAHFGTASSSVTLLLEVGDTVFLRLWYFSRVYDNRNHHNSFSGLLLFPM, encoded by the exons ATGATGAAGGTCGCTGAgagtttcctgctgctgctgctgctcgccGCCTCCAGCTTTATGGTTAAAAGCTCCACAGCCTCTGAGTCTCATCCACGAGATGTCTACGAAGCTCTAGGAGAGATGAAGGGGGAGATCAGACACTTACATGTGGAGAATAAAG aacaagcTTCAGAGCTGCACAGGctgaaaaaacagcaacaag aacaagcTGCAAAGGTGCAGAAACAGCACGCAGAGATGAACAAGCTGAAAGAACAGCAACAAG GCCGACAGGTGGCGTTCTCCGTTGCTCCGGTGACGAAAGGTGAATTTCGTCAGGGACCTGTTAATGGCCTCACCACGCTGATCTTCAAACACGTCCAGACCAACATCGGAAACGGctacaacaaacacacag GTGTTTTCACCGCACCGGTGAGGGGAGCGTACCACTTCGAGTGGCACGTTGGCGCACATGGAGACAACAGACATCCTTCGGCTGCCGTCCTCATCAAGAACTCAGAGCAGATTTTCATGGCGTGGGAGAGGCAGGCGGCCCATTTCGGGACGGCGTCCAGCAGCGTCACACTGCTCCTGGAGGTCGGAGACACTGTGTTTTTGCGGCTGTGGTATTTTTCTAGAGTGTACGATAATCGCAATCACCACAACTCGTTCAGCGGTCTTCTGCTTTTCCCCATGTGA
- the LOC131986605 gene encoding complement C1q-like protein 2 isoform X1 — MMKVAESFLLLLLLAASSFMVKSSTASESHPRDVYEALGEMKGEIRHLHVENKEQASELHRLKKQQQEQAAKVQKQHAEMNKLKEQQQEQAAELHKLKKQQQGRQVAFSVAPVTKGEFRQGPVNGLTTLIFKHVQTNIGNGYNKHTGVFTAPVRGAYHFEWHVGAHGDNRHPSAAVLIKNSEQIFMAWERQAAHFGTASSSVTLLLEVGDTVFLRLWYFSRVYDNRNHHNSFSGLLLFPM; from the exons ATGATGAAGGTCGCTGAgagtttcctgctgctgctgctgctcgccGCCTCCAGCTTTATGGTTAAAAGCTCCACAGCCTCTGAGTCTCATCCACGAGATGTCTACGAAGCTCTAGGAGAGATGAAGGGGGAGATCAGACACTTACATGTGGAGAATAAAG aacaagcTTCAGAGCTGCACAGGctgaaaaaacagcaacaag aacaagcTGCAAAGGTGCAGAAACAGCACGCAGAGATGAACAAGCTGAAAGAACAGCAACAAG aacaagctgcagagctgcacaagctgaaaaaacagcaacaag GCCGACAGGTGGCGTTCTCCGTTGCTCCGGTGACGAAAGGTGAATTTCGTCAGGGACCTGTTAATGGCCTCACCACGCTGATCTTCAAACACGTCCAGACCAACATCGGAAACGGctacaacaaacacacag GTGTTTTCACCGCACCGGTGAGGGGAGCGTACCACTTCGAGTGGCACGTTGGCGCACATGGAGACAACAGACATCCTTCGGCTGCCGTCCTCATCAAGAACTCAGAGCAGATTTTCATGGCGTGGGAGAGGCAGGCGGCCCATTTCGGGACGGCGTCCAGCAGCGTCACACTGCTCCTGGAGGTCGGAGACACTGTGTTTTTGCGGCTGTGGTATTTTTCTAGAGTGTACGATAATCGCAATCACCACAACTCGTTCAGCGGTCTTCTGCTTTTCCCCATGTGA